Within Spinacia oleracea cultivar Varoflay chromosome 4, BTI_SOV_V1, whole genome shotgun sequence, the genomic segment TTCTCTCTCTCTACTTGCCGGCGCCGCCAAAGAATTTTCCGATTACTTAGGATTTTTCCGTTCTTCCGGAGCCTCCGCCAAAGACGCCTCCGCCGATATCCTGGGGGTCTTAATTGCTTGTTTCCTTGTTTCTATAATCAAATTCATCTCTCCCAATTCCAAATTCGATTATCCGAAACCACCTCTTTCTCTCGTTTGATTGACGCGTCGTCTCTCAGGTTGTCTTTATTCTCCATATTTCTTTCTTCGAATCCTATATTTATTGCCCTCTCTTTCTCAGGGTGCTTTATCTCTCAAGAGTTCATACTGTAatacactttttttttaaagtattctAGGTTGTTATAGCATATTGAACTGAATGTGTATTCTTACTGATGAATTTTAATGTTTTCAAGTTTTAATATGCTTGTTCATTTTCCTTGATTGGATTACTTGGTTTTATGGAATCTTGATTTCTTTTTGTTGCATGAGAATATGATAGTGCAGGGCTACATTTTCCTTCAAATGCTAGAAATAAGGAACAAACATTAGTGTCTTGACCTGGAATCAAGTCACTTGCCAAAACATTAGTGCCTGATTTCTGATTTTGGTCTACCATTAAACGGGTTGGATACCAGGAGCAAATTAAAAATGTGCCAACTTTTGTAGTTTGTTTTGGAGAATTGCAGTTATTGATAACTTGGATGATGATTGATGACAATAGACAAGAGTGACCACCACAACTACTCAGTAATCCAACTATGTATTATGTATCTTAAATCAGATAAAATTGATGCCTAAGCTTTACCAATCAACACAATTTGAACTCAAAAGTGCAGGAGCTTGTCGAAATGGCAAGCCGTTTCAGATTCTTGTCACTGTTGCCAATCGCATCCCTTTGTGGCGTTGTGCAAACTGCAAACAATATGGCTGGTCTTTACTCTACATTTTAGCATGATTAACTGTGTGGCTGTGTGTGGATTTACAAGGCTAATTCATAGTTACAACTGCTGCTTTACACTCTTCTCATCAGATCTTTTCATCAGATATGTATTTGGGCTTGTTAATTTATTTGTTCTTCATTTAACAAATTTACATTTGCAAACACTCAATATTACTGTAAAACACATTTTCCTAGTCCTTTGTAAGGGGtggtgttttttctttttggtttcTAGTTGTCTTTTTCTAGGTTGTGAATCTGTTCTCTGGTATTAGCTGGTGGATTCCATGGCCAGCAAATTTATTTCTGAGTGGCTTTCTTCAGTAGTTCCCATTGCCTTTTTTTAACAGACTTCCTTATGCCCTTTTTCTAGGTTGTAATTGGTGTCCTCTCTACGTGGGTTTAAAAATCATACTAGCATTCTCTGCTTCTGGTGGCTTTTAATTGATTGATCTACTTTCATGCATAGGTACAAAATAGATGGACAGATTTGCAGTTAGTATGGCCCTATGGGGTCTCAGTACACTTCGTTATGGATCCTCCAATGAATATTGATCGGTTGAAGAGGTGTAGTTGCTGACCATGCTGACGACCTGCTTTTCAGAAGTTCCAGTCATGCAGGTTAGTCTGTAATCTTGTTACTTATTTTGTGAACCATCTGATGTTGCCTACTTCCCTTAAAGGGTTTTCACTTGCCTTGCCTTTTTTAACGAACTTTTCCATTTTACAACTGGTGAATTTGCTCCTCTATTTTATGTGTGTATTTTTCTGCAAGTGTATAGTCCAATTTTCATAAGAGAGGCAATACATCATTGCTTGGCAGTCTTAATTTATCTTGATATTGCACAAACAGAAATGTACAAACTTCCTATCAACTGTAGAAAGGTTAACTCTCATTCCACACATAACTCTCACTCTTTGGTGATTGACATTTGTACCTGTACAGTGCAATAGCTACTAGATGCAAGTTGTAATTTTGTTCACAGAAAAGCACCATTGACTGTTCTGAATAATTCACCTCCTGAAGCTAGCTGCTGCCGAAGGCTGCTTGAGGGCATCTTCGTCTTCCTCTGGCAGCTTAATAGCAGAATAGACACCTGCTCCACAGAGTGCCCCAAAAAATGGGGCGGTAAAGTAAATCCATATGCCTTTATAGTTGTTTGTAGCAATGGCTGGCCCCAGTGTCCTTACTGGGTTCATTGAACCTCCTGTAGCAGGCCTATGGCAGAAAGTAAAGTAGAAGTTAGGTAACTTGCAGTTGTTTGCTTTCTGTTCATTTTGTAACTATCTCACTTTCATTTAAGGGATTCAATTGTCCTTGCATAACACACTGTTTGCGGTCAGtctattctaaacctttttcttTCCGTTTATTATTGGAATCAAATGCCATGAGGCCCATGACAGCTGATCTTGGGATTGAGAATTTGAGATGGTCATTATGGAATTATATTCTACTCAGTATTGTGTTTGTCAATTATGTCATTCTTGTATGTATGTAAATGCTGAAACATGAAAGTTGAaacaaaatttgaataaatagAATTATTCCCAAACCTTTCTTTGCTAAGTACTACTGAAGATATCAATTCTCTGACTTTATTGTTAAGTGTAATACTGCTCTATGAGTTAATCAGTCTGACGAGGAATCGTGAATAAATTGCTAAAAATGGACAAATATTTAGAGGTAGTAGTGCATACCCGGCTATGAGTATGTTGAGCATGACAGTTGCCCCTACAGCAATTCCAGCAAGTTCTCCCACCTGCAGGACGTCATAAACATTTTAGTTGTCTTGGCTCTCTTGTGTAATTAGATTCCATTGATCATCCCTGTTTTCCCACCTAATGAATATGGAGCAAGGTGAGGACCTAGGAAACACCCTCATTTCTTATGGTGCACCAGCATCAATTATGTATGAAGTAATTCATTGTATGCAAAGAACTGAGTGACTTTTTCTTTTGGGTCAATTAACAGTGACTGTAGTTGATATTTAGAAGTCAGTTTTCTGTATTACATTGTTGATTATCGTACATGACTATTTGCATCGAGCCATTTATGATTGATGAATCTGTTTGTTGTTAGTTCCAATGTGGTTTCTAGGTGCCAATTGTAAAATTAAGCTTATGGTTTGTCCTTTCTTTATTGTACCTTTGACAGTATACTACTAGTCTACGCTTTCTACTCCAAAAATAATTTGCCTACATCAACTTGTGACTCAAAACATTCTGAATCACCAATTCCAAAATAAACATTTGTTTGAAACAGAGGGAGTTGTACATagtaataatttttaatttcataaaacaTGTTGTTACGCCTTAGTGTTCATACTTCATAGTTTAGAAAGACCTAACAGTGAACTTAATTTGCACATGACAACTTGGCAGGTCCCCCAGTTTTTCTCCTTGTGTAGAACTGATTGGAGTTTGCTGATGTGAATTTATTCATTTTCTTTGATTGTTGATTCtatttcagattttattttCCCCTCATTATCTCATTTCGTAGTACTCCCCCCTCCCCCTTTTTTCTTTAATCTACCCACTTTCCAAAAATGgtgttttttttgttctacCCACTtgtattttattctattttttgcaATTATATTTTACCATTTTAGCCCTTTTCTACAGTAATTACACCTACCCATCATCTCTCTCCTACTTTGCCCACTTTTTTATTTGGTTACAAAAAAGAGGAGGGAATGTAAGGGAAAGCCTGATTATTCTTGAGGCTTAAATAAAGGACTCATGATTCTTACAGCTCTTGTGTCGGTGGCTACTGCAGTGACGACAAACATGAGGTTGAAGGCAATTATGAACTCTAGAGCAAAAGCTTGACCATAATTCACTGAAGGAACAGTTACTCCACCACCCATAATGGGGTGGAAAACCCCCTTGAGAATAAATGCAGCACATAAAGATGCTAACATTTGTGCTCCAATGTATAGTGGCACCTATAATTTTAATAAAGAGAATGATTAGTGAATCATGTATGTGTTATAATTAATGTAGATTGAGGATCATAGTTTTAGTTACTTACTTGGGTCCACGGAAAATGTCTCAGAGCTGCAAAGGCAATGGTGATAGATGGATTGAGATGGGCACCAGAGATGTGACCTGTAGAGAGTATGATGATCATGACTGCAAGGCCACTGGAGGCAGCAAGACCGATAAGCGTCTCCGATCCTTGCATCTTCTGATTCACAATAGCGGTGGCTGCCCCAGCACAAACAAGTATAAGGGTGCCAACAAACTCTGCCACCACCTGGTTAAGTTGGCAAATATCAGTCAGATGCAAGGACAACAAAGTGAAAAAAATAAGGTTCTGCCAATTGAAAGTCCTATctgcttttttcttttttcttatttCAGGTATTTCCTCTTTAACATAATTCCCTTGTTAATGATTTTTAGAAAACCTGTCCGTCTCTAGTCTCTACTTAAGAAGTCCTAGATTACCTTCTTTGCAAGAGGAACAGGGGGAGGGGGCATTGTAATGCTGCAGGTCACAGCAGGCAATCCCCCCTCCTCATCCGGACAAGTGTCGACAGTGAAACACTTGGACCCTCTGCTGAGAAGAGACAGAGACTTCTTTTTAGGTCTATTTGCCTCAAAATCTCCAAAGAGAGGACCTCCAGGGGTAACTGGGGTTGAAGGCGTAGAAGCCTGGTCTTCAGTATCCATTTTTTGTAAAATGGCTGAGCTTAGCTTAGCTTGGCTTAGGTTTGTGAGTACTTGCACTTGTAATGGTTTTTTAAATGCTGAGTTTTATGATTCCCAGTGTATATATGTAGCACTTATAGCAGTATCTTTAACGTAGGAGTGCTTTGTAAGGTTGACTTAGGGAGGAATCTCTTAGACTATGATGAAGTTATGAAAAGAATGAAAACAAGTTAGTGGATGAAATGGAAGGAACCAAAAGAAGGACGTCTTTTGGAGTAATGGACAAGATGGTGGTAGGACAATTACAAGACTGTTTTTCCATTTCTTTTAAAGGAGCTTTAAACCTTGGAGATATTAATCATGATGTTTATTGTCACTTTAAAATTCCTAATGTATATGATTGCTCCCCTGCAATCATGGAGAACACTCACTGGTTTTGCTCAATTAGTTGTCACGACAACATTATCTGATTTTTGGGATTGGAATGGAGTTGTTTGATTGAAATGGATATCACATGGCCTATGAAATGAGATCTGAGGAATCTTTGTTACTTCCTTTTAAATACGAAGTACTTGATCAAAGGTGCAGAGGAGATGCCTTTCTAGTTATTGTTCACTTCATGCCACAAATTTACCCCTTGCCTTTGATAGGAGTTTTGTGTTTTTAGagtcttattattattattttattaatcgtGTGGTAGTTGATAAGTGATATTGAAGTTTGAAGACTCTCTAAATTTAATATCCACGAGTTTGATAGAAATGAATTACTGGAAATTCTCTTGATAAA encodes:
- the LOC110805184 gene encoding aquaporin NIP6-1 gives rise to the protein MDTEDQASTPSTPVTPGGPLFGDFEANRPKKKSLSLLSRGSKCFTVDTCPDEEGGLPAVTCSITMPPPPVPLAKKVVAEFVGTLILVCAGAATAIVNQKMQGSETLIGLAASSGLAVMIIILSTGHISGAHLNPSITIAFAALRHFPWTQVPLYIGAQMLASLCAAFILKGVFHPIMGGGVTVPSVNYGQAFALEFIIAFNLMFVVTAVATDTRAVGELAGIAVGATVMLNILIAGPATGGSMNPVRTLGPAIATNNYKGIWIYFTAPFFGALCGAGVYSAIKLPEEDEDALKQPSAAASFRR